The window CCTCGGCGCACAGGCGGGTGAGTCCGAAGCCCAGCACTCGATCGGCTTCGGCGAAGGTCTCGCGCGCGATCGGGTGCGCGGCTGCGAGCGCCTGACCCATTCCGACCTTCTGCGCTCCCTGCCCCGGGAACAGGAATGCGAGCGTCATGTGTCGCTCCGTGCGGCCGCGAGGTTGCCGGCGGCATCCG of the Candidatus Eisenbacteria bacterium genome contains:
- a CDS encoding malonyl CoA-acyl carrier protein transacylase — its product is MTLAFLFPGQGAQKVGMGQALAAAHPIARETFAEADRVLGFGLTRLCAE